In Thermoanaerobaculia bacterium, the following proteins share a genomic window:
- a CDS encoding DUF2231 domain-containing protein, translating to MRSKAAIGNHPIHPALVSLPIGAFFLAFLGDVVHAVSGSEFWYMLSYACIGIGVLVALAAAVFGFIDYFGVRMSRQAGRLATIHMLLNLTVVALYVVTFFLRRNGGALNTSRWPIAFVIELVAFATLGVSGWIGGNLSYEHKVGVIEWTDPEANEIGEKETRATRAS from the coding sequence ATGCGGAGCAAGGCCGCGATCGGCAATCACCCCATCCACCCCGCGCTGGTCTCTCTCCCCATCGGCGCGTTCTTCCTCGCTTTCCTGGGGGACGTCGTGCACGCCGTCAGCGGATCCGAGTTCTGGTACATGCTCTCGTACGCGTGCATCGGCATCGGCGTGCTCGTCGCGCTCGCCGCGGCGGTTTTCGGCTTCATCGACTATTTCGGCGTCCGGATGAGCCGGCAGGCCGGACGGCTCGCGACGATCCACATGCTCCTGAACCTCACGGTCGTCGCGCTCTACGTCGTCACGTTCTTCCTTCGGAGGAACGGCGGCGCCCTGAATACTTCCCGGTGGCCGATCGCCTTCGTGATCGAGCTCGTCGCCTTCGCCACTCTCGGCGTGTCGGGCTGGATCGGGGGAAACCTCTCCTACGAGCACAAGGTCGGCGTCATCGAGTGGACCGACCCCGAAGCCAACGAGATCGGCGAGAAGGAGACGCGGGCTACGCGCGCCTCCTGA